In the Nitratiruptor sp. YY09-18 genome, AAGAGTATCGTCATGTTTGATACTCATGAGCACCACACCCTCTTGATTGAAATGCTCTGCAGCCATCTTCTGATACTCTGGCATGAAAATGGTCACTTCTACTTTGGATTGAGGAAGGTTATTGATAAAAAATCCAAAATCCTCTTCATTGATGTTGATACCGATCATCATGAGATTGCGATCAGCTATCTCTTTGTTTACTGTACTGATAAACTGTTTCCCAAAGCAGTCTTTTCCTGCTACTGCGATGAGTTTTTTCCCATGAATATCACTTGGATTCATTCGATCCCCCATAAAGATTTTGCCTCTTCCTCTTCGATTTTGCAGCGAGGACAAACCTGCTCGCCACTAAAATAGGTAAATGGATTGCCACAATCGATACAGCGAATCACTTTGAACTTTTTCAAAACCTTCTGCTCAGGTTCAAAGAACTCTTTTGTATCAAAATACTCTGTAATTTGAATACTACCCTTTTCACACACATCATGACACAAGTGACACTTGACACACAAAAGTGGATCAAAATAGATAGTAGAGAATCTCTTATCGCTACTGAGCGCCTGGGTAGGACACACTCTATAGCAAATAGAGCAGTTATCGCAACTTTCATCAACCACTTTATCTGAAGTAAACGAGAGATATTCATTCTCTAAATATTTATACTCTGCAGGTTTTTCCATCCGCTTGAGGATAGTAAAGAGAAGTTTGCGCTTGTTAGGTATATTTTTTTGACGTATTGCTTGAATGTGCGAAGAGCTCAGACCAATTTCTGGATTTTCAAGTGCTTCTATCTCCTCTTTGACCTGTTTATGGAGTGTAGCAGCACCTTTGAGGGTAAATATATTGAAAAACTCACGTCTGTTTGGCTGATCCTCTTTTGTAACGCCAATCTTTTGGGCTTGAATCTCTTTGTCACTGATAGTGCTAAGTACATAA is a window encoding:
- a CDS encoding 4Fe-4S dicluster domain-containing protein, with the protein product MIQLNPASCVRYYAKSSECNKCEVICPTEAIKVAESAVNIYQNECIECGACMGVCPTEALSLNNFDVTEFFFDFIKSDESVISCKSNFLCLAALSVDHLLSLALVKDFVLDIGHCATCDIKERCFVQIESNIAEANYVLSTISDKEIQAQKIGVTKEDQPNRREFFNIFTLKGAATLHKQVKEEIEALENPEIGLSSSHIQAIRQKNIPNKRKLLFTILKRMEKPAEYKYLENEYLSFTSDKVVDESCDNCSICYRVCPTQALSSDKRFSTIYFDPLLCVKCHLCHDVCEKGSIQITEYFDTKEFFEPEQKVLKKFKVIRCIDCGNPFTYFSGEQVCPRCKIEEEEAKSLWGIE